A single genomic interval of Anaerolineae bacterium harbors:
- a CDS encoding ABC transporter permease: MQEIARLHQHSNAEITPKTFDWKLGRLRWRQVHFEVLLVPVALTFFVLLWEGLIRLGHYPTFILPAPGKVLTTFGRALTDGTLWHHAQATLSEVFTGLALGLMVATILGYFLARNSVIERLLAPYIVALQSVPVVAIAPLLVIWFGSGRLSKILVCALIVFFPMLVNTIVGIRSVDEELRDLMRSLRASKWQTFYMLDVPAALPVLFGGLKVGVTLSVIGAVVGEFVGADRGLGFLINQARGLFNTPLVFVAIFSLVAIALILYGLVTLLETWLLRWRRS, encoded by the coding sequence ATGCAAGAAATTGCGCGTTTACACCAACATTCCAACGCAGAGATAACGCCCAAAACATTCGATTGGAAATTGGGCCGGTTGCGCTGGCGGCAAGTTCATTTTGAGGTTTTGCTGGTGCCGGTGGCGCTTACCTTTTTTGTGCTTTTGTGGGAAGGCCTTATCCGGCTGGGCCATTATCCCACCTTTATCTTGCCTGCGCCCGGCAAGGTGTTAACCACGTTTGGCCGCGCCTTGACGGACGGGACGCTCTGGCATCACGCCCAGGCCACCCTCTCCGAGGTCTTTACCGGCCTGGCTTTGGGCCTGATGGTGGCTACAATTTTGGGCTATTTTTTGGCCCGCAACTCGGTGATTGAGCGGCTCCTGGCCCCCTACATTGTGGCTTTACAATCGGTGCCGGTGGTGGCCATTGCGCCGCTGCTGGTGATCTGGTTTGGCTCCGGGCGTTTGAGCAAAATATTGGTCTGCGCCCTGATTGTCTTTTTCCCGATGCTGGTTAATACCATTGTAGGGATTCGCTCGGTGGATGAAGAGTTGCGCGATTTGATGCGCTCCCTGCGGGCCAGCAAATGGCAAACGTTTTACATGCTCGACGTGCCGGCGGCGCTGCCCGTTCTTTTTGGCGGATTAAAAGTGGGGGTGACGCTCTCGGTGATTGGGGCCGTGGTGGGCGAATTTGTGGGGGCGGACCGGGGCCTGGGTTTTTTGATTAACCAGGCGCGAGGACTTTTTAACACCCCCCTGGTGTTTGTGGCCATTTTCTCTCTGGTAGCCATTGCCCTCATTCTTTACGGGCTGGTAACTTTACTGGAAACCTGGCTGCTGCGGTGGCGCAGGTCATAA